From Actinoplanes oblitus, a single genomic window includes:
- a CDS encoding SRPBCC domain-containing protein, whose product MELGTIEREIYVDATPEVVFEVVSSPEHVKGWWPDDADYEPSPGGTGTITFGDSHVEQFTVVDAIPPKLFAFRWTHARGEVAAEGNSFLVTFELTPSGGGTLLRMTETGFRERGWSLAVLEQSYREHVTGWDHFLPRLQPYLATLRARS is encoded by the coding sequence GTGGAGCTGGGCACGATCGAGCGGGAGATCTACGTCGACGCCACGCCGGAGGTGGTCTTCGAGGTGGTCAGCAGCCCCGAGCATGTCAAGGGCTGGTGGCCGGACGACGCCGACTACGAGCCGTCGCCCGGCGGGACCGGCACGATCACCTTCGGCGACAGCCACGTGGAGCAGTTCACCGTCGTCGACGCGATCCCGCCGAAGCTGTTCGCCTTCCGCTGGACCCACGCGCGGGGTGAGGTGGCTGCCGAGGGCAACTCGTTCCTGGTCACCTTCGAGCTGACGCCGTCCGGGGGCGGGACGCTGCTGCGGATGACCGAGACCGGATTCCGCGAGCGCGGCTGGTCGCTGGCCGTGCTGGAGCAGAGCTACCGGGAGCACGTCACCGGCTGGGATCACTTCCTGCCGCGGCTCCAGCCCTACCTCGCCACCCTGCGGGCGCGGTCGTGA
- a CDS encoding VOC family protein, whose product MSLEIAREVQITFDCADPAGLAAFWAEALGYRLQAPPPGFASWEQALEAMNIPPERRNDASAVVDPKGAGPRVFFQRVPEGKTAKNRVHLDLRAAPGLAGEERMAALEAEAVRLAGLGATRVSRREPAPPLEGGHIVMTDPEGNEFCLD is encoded by the coding sequence ATGAGTCTTGAGATTGCTCGCGAGGTTCAGATCACCTTCGACTGTGCCGACCCGGCGGGGCTGGCCGCGTTCTGGGCGGAGGCACTCGGCTATCGGCTCCAGGCGCCGCCGCCCGGTTTCGCGTCCTGGGAGCAGGCGCTGGAGGCGATGAACATCCCGCCGGAACGGCGCAACGACGCCAGCGCGGTGGTCGACCCGAAAGGCGCCGGGCCGCGGGTGTTCTTCCAGCGGGTGCCGGAGGGCAAGACCGCCAAGAACCGGGTGCACCTCGACCTGCGGGCGGCACCCGGGCTGGCCGGGGAGGAGCGGATGGCGGCCCTGGAGGCGGAGGCGGTGCGGCTCGCCGGGCTCGGGGCGACCCGGGTGAGCCGGCGGGAGCCGGCGCCGCCGCTGGAGGGCGGGCACATCGTGATGACCGATCCGGAGGGCAACGAGTTCTGCCTGGACTGA
- a CDS encoding DUF2461 domain-containing protein, with product MTFRGWPVEALEFYEGLAADNSKTYWTKHLEFYEQRVRGPMVELLAALKPEFGPGKIFRPYRDVRFSKDKSPYKTHLGAWLSAGGYLQLSADGLAAGSGCYQMDAGQLERYRRAVADERTGTELTAVIAGIERAGIGVRGHGSLKTAPRGFPKDHPRVELLRHKGLTTWQEWPPAAWLGTAAAQKRIVGFLRGSLPLRHWLDENVGPQTAI from the coding sequence ATGACGTTCCGCGGCTGGCCGGTGGAGGCGCTCGAGTTCTACGAGGGGCTCGCCGCCGACAACTCGAAGACGTACTGGACCAAGCACCTGGAGTTCTACGAGCAGCGGGTGCGCGGGCCGATGGTGGAGCTGCTGGCCGCGCTGAAGCCGGAGTTCGGGCCGGGAAAGATCTTCCGGCCCTATCGGGACGTGCGGTTCAGCAAGGACAAGTCGCCGTACAAGACGCACCTGGGTGCGTGGCTGAGCGCGGGCGGGTACCTCCAGCTCTCCGCGGACGGGCTGGCGGCCGGCTCCGGGTGTTACCAGATGGATGCCGGGCAGCTGGAGCGCTATCGGCGCGCGGTCGCGGACGAGCGGACCGGCACGGAGCTGACCGCTGTCATCGCGGGGATCGAGAGGGCCGGGATCGGCGTGCGGGGGCACGGCAGCCTGAAGACCGCGCCCCGGGGCTTTCCAAAAGATCATCCGCGGGTGGAGCTGCTGCGCCACAAGGGCCTGACCACCTGGCAGGAGTGGCCACCGGCGGCGTGGCTGGGTACCGCCGCGGCCCAGAAGCGGATCGTCGGCTTCCTCCGCGGGAGCCTGCCGCTGCGGCACTGGCTGGACGAGAACGTCGGGCCGCAGACCGCGATTTAG
- a CDS encoding 4Fe-4S dicluster domain-containing protein, protein MLVNQRVDVPVTIDRSLCIDECTLCVDMCPLDSLAIDPETSKAYMHVDECWYCGPCAARCPTGAVTVNMPVLIR, encoded by the coding sequence ATGCTGGTCAACCAGCGGGTCGACGTCCCGGTGACGATCGACAGAAGTCTCTGCATCGACGAGTGCACGCTCTGCGTGGACATGTGCCCGCTGGACTCCCTGGCCATCGACCCGGAGACCAGCAAGGCCTACATGCACGTCGACGAGTGCTGGTACTGCGGTCCGTGCGCCGCGCGCTGCCCCACCGGCGCGGTCACCGTCAACATGCCGGTGCTGATCCGATGA
- a CDS encoding ABC transporter permease: MTTLTAIKPLILRSRAKPRLRWLIRAASLIGALLLWQWLTSADVVLWLRFDRLPTPIEVTDQLTRLLHDPVYYQDIAQSLVRILTGFALAAVLGVGAGIAVARSWLLADVLQPLFEVLRPIPAIALVPVAILVFPRNEQGIVFITCTAAFFPILVSTRHAVRALPEVWEDAVRTMGGSRRRVLFSVVLPGALPGVLGGLSVGMGVSWICVISAEMISGDFGVGYRTWHAYTIVDYPAVLVGMITIGVLGWATAGAVELLGRRVTRWLPRHLREQR, translated from the coding sequence ATGACCACCCTGACCGCCATCAAGCCACTCATCCTGAGGAGCCGGGCGAAGCCCCGTCTCCGCTGGCTGATCCGAGCCGCCTCCCTGATCGGCGCCCTGCTCCTCTGGCAGTGGCTGACCAGCGCCGACGTCGTCCTGTGGCTCCGCTTCGACCGCCTGCCCACCCCGATCGAGGTCACCGACCAGCTGACCCGGCTGCTCCACGACCCGGTCTACTACCAGGACATCGCCCAGAGCCTGGTCCGCATCCTGACCGGTTTCGCCCTGGCCGCCGTGCTCGGCGTCGGTGCCGGCATCGCGGTGGCCCGCTCCTGGCTGCTCGCCGACGTGCTGCAGCCGCTCTTCGAGGTGCTCCGCCCGATCCCGGCGATCGCCCTGGTCCCGGTCGCCATCCTGGTCTTCCCGCGCAACGAGCAGGGCATCGTCTTCATCACCTGCACCGCCGCGTTCTTCCCGATCCTGGTCAGCACCCGGCACGCGGTCCGCGCGCTGCCGGAGGTCTGGGAGGACGCGGTCCGCACGATGGGCGGCAGCCGCCGGCGGGTGCTGTTCAGCGTGGTGCTCCCGGGCGCCCTGCCCGGCGTCCTCGGCGGCCTGTCGGTGGGCATGGGCGTCTCGTGGATCTGCGTCATCTCCGCCGAGATGATCTCCGGCGACTTCGGAGTCGGCTACCGCACCTGGCACGCCTACACGATCGTCGACTACCCCGCCGTCCTGGTCGGCATGATCACGATCGGCGTGCTGGGCTGGGCCACCGCCGGGGCGGTCGAGCTGCTCGGCCGCCGGGTCACCCGCTGGCTGCCGCGACACCTGAGGGAGCAACGATGA
- a CDS encoding LLM class flavin-dependent oxidoreductase, producing MSSTFLWYIPNQDRPGHRGDDVVEGHNSLDTLTSHALACERHGWGGALLGTGWGRPDTFTVATAVAARTTTFRPLIAIRPGYWRPAHFASAAATLQHLSGGRVLINVVSGKDNLAAYGDSEGDQAHRYARTHEFLRLVRRLWTEENVTFQGEHFQVAGATVVHRPAEPPRLYFGGASEAAERVAAAEADVQLFWGEPLDGVRERIDRLRQLSRELGREHRPLEFGLRVTTLVRDTTEQAWADAEAKVAEMAREPRVDPIRGGAVGQQRLLDLAGRGEVLDDNLYTAPGRFGGGGAGTTWLVGSAQDVAKSLRKYQDLGISHFVLSDTPYLPEIGRQGDQLLPLLRA from the coding sequence ATGAGTTCCACCTTCCTCTGGTACATCCCCAACCAGGACCGTCCCGGACACCGCGGCGACGACGTGGTCGAGGGGCACAACAGTCTGGACACGCTGACCAGCCACGCGCTGGCCTGTGAGCGGCACGGCTGGGGCGGTGCCCTGCTCGGCACCGGCTGGGGGCGCCCGGACACCTTCACGGTGGCCACCGCGGTCGCCGCGCGCACCACCACGTTCCGGCCGCTGATCGCCATCCGCCCCGGGTACTGGCGGCCGGCGCACTTCGCCTCGGCCGCCGCGACCCTGCAGCACCTCAGCGGCGGCCGGGTGCTGATCAACGTGGTGTCCGGGAAGGACAACCTCGCCGCCTACGGCGACTCCGAGGGGGACCAGGCCCACCGGTACGCCCGGACCCACGAGTTCCTGCGCCTCGTGCGCCGGCTGTGGACCGAGGAGAACGTCACCTTCCAGGGCGAGCACTTCCAGGTCGCCGGCGCCACCGTGGTGCACCGGCCGGCCGAGCCGCCCCGGTTGTACTTCGGTGGCGCCTCCGAGGCGGCCGAGCGGGTGGCCGCGGCGGAGGCGGACGTGCAACTGTTCTGGGGTGAGCCGCTGGATGGCGTACGGGAAAGAATCGACCGCCTCCGGCAGCTCAGCCGTGAGCTGGGCCGCGAACATCGGCCACTGGAGTTCGGGTTGCGAGTGACCACGCTGGTCCGCGACACGACCGAGCAGGCCTGGGCGGACGCCGAGGCGAAGGTCGCCGAGATGGCCCGGGAGCCTCGGGTGGACCCGATCCGCGGCGGCGCGGTCGGGCAGCAGCGGCTGCTCGATCTCGCCGGGCGCGGCGAGGTCCTGGACGACAACCTGTACACCGCGCCGGGCCGGTTCGGTGGCGGCGGCGCCGGGACCACCTGGCTGGTCGGCTCGGCGCAGGACGTGGCCAAGTCCCTGCGCAAGTACCAGGACCTGGGGATCAGTCACTTCGTGCTGTCCGACACGCCCTACCTCCCGGAGATCGGGAGGCAGGGCGATCAGCTGTTGCCGCTGCTCAGAGCGTGA
- a CDS encoding ABC transporter ATP-binding protein, which translates to MSGLALRADRVSLGHGSRSVVRDLSFEVRPGEVFAVLGASGCGKSTLLRGLAGLLPVRDGALYADDRPIVAPAPERALMFQDDALLPWRSVRRNVELPLAIRGLSRTARRRRAEQWLDRVGLGDQADRLPAQLSGGMRQRVQLARTLAGEPRAVLMDEPFGALDAQTRGAMQRLLADVLRSTAATVVFVTHDVDEALFVADRVAVLTPAGIPTLVDVPEPRDPATRGTPLVREAREELLAALFERSPA; encoded by the coding sequence ATGAGCGGCCTGGCACTGCGCGCCGACCGGGTGAGTCTCGGCCACGGCTCCCGGTCGGTGGTGCGCGACCTCTCCTTCGAGGTACGCCCGGGCGAGGTCTTCGCCGTCCTCGGCGCGTCCGGCTGCGGCAAGTCCACCCTGCTGCGCGGCCTCGCCGGCCTGCTCCCGGTACGCGACGGCGCCCTGTACGCCGACGACCGGCCGATCGTCGCGCCGGCCCCGGAGCGGGCGCTGATGTTCCAGGACGACGCCCTGCTCCCGTGGCGCTCGGTGCGCCGCAACGTCGAACTCCCGCTGGCGATCCGCGGCCTGTCCCGCACCGCCCGCCGCCGGCGCGCCGAGCAGTGGCTCGACCGGGTCGGCCTGGGCGATCAGGCCGACCGGCTGCCCGCCCAGCTCTCCGGCGGCATGCGCCAGCGTGTCCAGCTGGCCCGCACGCTGGCCGGCGAGCCGCGCGCGGTGCTGATGGACGAGCCGTTCGGTGCCCTGGACGCGCAGACCCGCGGCGCCATGCAGCGGCTGCTCGCCGACGTGCTGCGCAGCACCGCCGCCACCGTCGTCTTCGTCACCCACGACGTCGACGAGGCGCTGTTCGTCGCCGACCGGGTCGCGGTGCTGACCCCGGCCGGCATCCCGACGCTGGTCGACGTCCCGGAGCCCCGGGACCCGGCCACCCGCGGCACTCCGCTGGTCCGGGAGGCCCGCGAGGAACTGCTGGCCGCACTCTTCGAGAGGAGCCCGGCGTGA
- a CDS encoding ABC transporter substrate-binding protein gives MESGRSGIKILAAALTLSLAAGCTVAGNAAEDGKEQIVIGYQSKTINTVTAGTLLRAQGYLEKRLGDKYQVVWQDYDTGAPITAQMMAGKIDIGSMGDYPLLINGSRGQQSEQTRTRMIAVTGYNLHGALNTVVVAPGSPVRSLAGLRGKTVSTSVGSAAHGLLVQALRRAGLDPEKDVKVENQQPPVGASALQSGNVAALSQFVAWPGLLVERGEAEVLYDGGELNVPTLHGTVVRQQYATEHPDVVKAFLAAQQDATEFLWKQPLKAAEIVAGQTGLPAEVVYLYNGANGIATFELPLTSSLKQALRNDVPFLKSIGVLQGIDLDAFVDDSYLPGTMGTNGAVLSGTDPICKTPIGAGAGELWLTGEETTQPAADPACLLKAVKNAEKSGRQVRAAYVPDTNTGTRWFADKSIWVHDGTRFLPFTTRAAAEKYGKGTVINYEQAVAAA, from the coding sequence GTGGAAAGCGGCCGGAGCGGGATCAAGATCCTGGCCGCCGCGCTCACACTCTCGCTGGCCGCCGGCTGCACGGTCGCCGGGAACGCGGCCGAGGACGGCAAGGAGCAGATCGTCATCGGCTACCAGTCGAAGACCATCAACACCGTCACGGCCGGCACCCTGCTGCGCGCCCAGGGCTACCTCGAGAAGCGGCTGGGCGACAAGTACCAGGTGGTCTGGCAGGACTACGACACCGGCGCGCCGATCACCGCGCAGATGATGGCCGGGAAGATCGACATCGGCTCGATGGGCGACTACCCGCTGCTGATCAACGGCTCGCGGGGGCAGCAGTCCGAGCAGACCCGCACCAGGATGATCGCCGTCACCGGCTACAACCTGCACGGCGCCCTGAACACCGTCGTCGTCGCACCCGGCTCGCCGGTGCGGAGCCTGGCCGGCCTGCGCGGCAAGACCGTCTCCACCAGCGTCGGCTCGGCCGCGCACGGCCTGCTGGTGCAGGCGCTGCGCCGGGCCGGCCTGGATCCGGAGAAGGACGTCAAGGTGGAGAACCAGCAGCCGCCGGTCGGCGCGTCGGCCCTGCAGTCCGGCAACGTGGCGGCTCTGTCGCAGTTCGTCGCCTGGCCCGGCCTGCTGGTCGAGCGCGGCGAGGCGGAGGTGCTCTACGACGGCGGCGAGCTGAACGTGCCGACCCTGCACGGCACGGTGGTCCGCCAGCAGTACGCCACCGAGCACCCGGACGTGGTGAAGGCGTTCCTGGCGGCTCAGCAGGACGCCACCGAGTTCCTCTGGAAGCAGCCGCTGAAGGCCGCGGAGATCGTCGCCGGGCAGACCGGGCTGCCGGCCGAGGTGGTCTACCTCTACAACGGCGCGAACGGCATCGCCACCTTCGAGCTGCCGCTGACGTCGTCGCTGAAGCAGGCCCTGCGGAACGACGTCCCGTTCCTGAAGTCGATCGGCGTGCTCCAGGGCATCGACCTGGACGCGTTCGTCGACGACTCGTACCTGCCCGGGACCATGGGCACGAACGGCGCGGTCCTGTCCGGAACCGATCCGATCTGTAAGACGCCGATCGGCGCCGGCGCGGGCGAGCTCTGGCTCACCGGCGAGGAGACGACGCAGCCGGCCGCCGACCCGGCCTGTCTCCTGAAAGCCGTCAAGAACGCCGAGAAGTCCGGCAGGCAGGTCCGCGCCGCCTACGTCCCGGACACCAACACCGGCACCCGCTGGTTCGCCGACAAGAGCATCTGGGTCCACGACGGCACCCGATTCCTGCCCTTCACCACCCGGGCGGCCGCGGAGAAGTACGGAAAAGGCACCGTCATCAACTACGAGCAGGCGGTGGCCGCGGCATGA
- a CDS encoding fumarate reductase/succinate dehydrogenase flavoprotein subunit, with product MTREWETDVLVVGGGTAGTMAALSAAEHGARVLLLEKAHVRHSGALAMGMDGVNNAVIPGKATPEDYVREITRANDGIVNQRTVHQTATRGHAMVQRLERYGVKFEKDEYGEYAVRQVHRSGRYVLPMPEGRDVKKVLYRQLRRREMREKIQIENRVMPVRVLTGDGRAVGVAGFDTRSGEFVTVRAKAVILATGACGRLGLPASGYLYGTYENPTNAGDGYAMAYHAGAELSGIECFQINPLIKDYNGPACAYVANPFGGYQVNNRGERFVDCDYWSGQMMAEVARELDSDRGPIYLKLSHLPDETISAIEGILHTTERPSRGTFHAGRGHDYRTHDIEMHISEIGLCGGHSASGVWVDENGQTTVPGLYAAGDLACVPHNYMIGAFVFGDLAGTHAAGSTAGHAALPHDQIEAAKALIYRPLDHPDGPPQQQIEYKLRRFVNDYVAPPKSAAKLEIAVETFQRMAAEIDGMGARTPHELMRCVEVSFIRDCAEMAARASLVRTESRWGLYHERADHPRRDDAEWLYHLNLRRGPAGEMEFVKRPVASYLFPVDGFEPPPGPEQTRVEEVRHFAVTSSTPLSVRPEHDVTAAPAADRIVAVLALADAQAALDGFAPYLADPDPGVRQTAVATLTEVAPTGVADALVTALADTDAGVRSAAVTGLRELADVLPATEGLAQRLRTAYAGTDPAVREVVVELLRVIGLGTAADFRAAAEDVEVAVRLQAVRGLVRRDEVAGLAAAALDPAREVRVAAAHGLGTVGDPRGGAALERLAGDGDLLVRAAALAAAAPIGCPAPLAGLAIARLDDPAWQVREGAAKALGAAPPELAVPVLLTAAKDANLDVRKAAIRSLAGWPDRDDVRSALTEASTDGDADVRAWARRALAG from the coding sequence GTGACCCGGGAATGGGAAACCGACGTCCTGGTGGTCGGCGGCGGGACGGCCGGCACCATGGCCGCGCTCTCCGCCGCCGAGCACGGCGCCCGGGTGCTGCTGCTGGAGAAGGCGCACGTGCGGCACTCCGGCGCCCTGGCCATGGGCATGGACGGCGTGAACAACGCCGTCATCCCGGGCAAGGCCACCCCGGAGGACTACGTCCGGGAGATCACCCGGGCCAACGACGGCATCGTCAACCAGCGCACCGTCCATCAGACCGCCACCCGCGGGCACGCCATGGTGCAGCGCCTGGAGCGCTACGGCGTCAAGTTCGAGAAGGACGAGTACGGCGAGTACGCCGTCCGCCAGGTGCACCGCTCCGGCCGGTACGTGCTGCCCATGCCGGAGGGCCGCGACGTCAAGAAGGTGCTCTACCGGCAACTGCGCCGCCGCGAGATGCGCGAGAAGATCCAGATCGAGAACCGGGTGATGCCGGTCCGGGTGCTGACCGGCGACGGGCGGGCGGTCGGCGTGGCCGGGTTCGACACCCGCAGCGGCGAGTTCGTCACGGTCCGCGCGAAAGCGGTCATCCTGGCCACCGGCGCCTGCGGCCGGCTGGGCCTGCCGGCCAGCGGCTACCTGTACGGCACCTACGAGAACCCGACGAACGCCGGGGACGGGTACGCGATGGCGTACCACGCCGGCGCCGAGCTGTCCGGCATCGAGTGCTTCCAGATCAACCCGCTGATCAAGGACTACAACGGTCCGGCCTGCGCGTACGTCGCCAACCCGTTCGGCGGCTACCAGGTCAACAACCGGGGTGAGCGGTTCGTCGACTGCGATTACTGGTCCGGGCAGATGATGGCCGAGGTGGCCCGCGAGCTGGACTCCGACCGCGGTCCGATCTATCTGAAACTGAGCCACCTGCCGGACGAGACGATCAGCGCCATCGAGGGCATCCTGCACACCACCGAGCGCCCGTCCCGCGGCACGTTCCACGCCGGGCGCGGCCACGACTACCGTACCCACGACATCGAGATGCACATCTCCGAGATCGGCCTGTGCGGCGGGCACTCGGCGTCCGGCGTCTGGGTGGACGAGAACGGGCAGACCACGGTGCCGGGTCTCTACGCGGCCGGCGACCTGGCGTGCGTCCCGCACAACTACATGATCGGCGCGTTCGTCTTCGGCGACCTGGCCGGGACGCACGCGGCCGGCAGCACCGCCGGGCACGCCGCGCTGCCGCACGATCAGATCGAGGCCGCGAAGGCGTTGATCTACCGGCCGCTGGACCACCCGGACGGCCCGCCGCAGCAGCAGATCGAGTACAAGCTGCGTCGCTTCGTCAACGACTACGTCGCCCCGCCCAAGTCGGCGGCCAAGCTGGAGATCGCCGTCGAGACGTTCCAGCGGATGGCCGCGGAGATCGACGGCATGGGCGCGCGTACCCCGCACGAGCTGATGCGCTGCGTCGAGGTCAGCTTCATCCGGGACTGCGCCGAGATGGCCGCCCGCGCCTCGCTGGTGCGCACCGAGAGCCGCTGGGGTCTCTACCACGAGCGCGCGGATCACCCGCGGCGCGACGACGCGGAGTGGCTCTACCACCTGAACCTGCGGCGCGGCCCGGCCGGCGAGATGGAGTTCGTCAAGCGTCCGGTGGCCTCCTACCTGTTCCCGGTCGACGGCTTCGAGCCCCCGCCGGGGCCCGAGCAGACCCGGGTCGAGGAGGTCCGTCACTTCGCGGTCACTTCCTCGACCCCGCTTTCGGTACGCCCGGAGCACGACGTCACCGCCGCACCCGCGGCCGACCGGATCGTGGCCGTCCTGGCTCTCGCGGACGCCCAGGCCGCGCTGGACGGTTTCGCGCCCTACCTGGCCGACCCCGACCCGGGCGTGCGGCAGACCGCTGTCGCCACGCTCACCGAGGTGGCCCCCACCGGGGTCGCGGACGCGCTGGTCACCGCGCTCGCCGACACCGACGCCGGGGTCCGGTCCGCCGCCGTGACCGGACTGCGCGAGCTGGCCGACGTGCTGCCGGCCACCGAGGGGCTGGCCCAGCGGCTGCGGACCGCCTACGCCGGCACCGACCCGGCGGTCCGCGAGGTGGTCGTCGAGCTGCTCCGGGTGATCGGGCTCGGCACCGCCGCCGACTTCCGGGCGGCCGCCGAGGACGTGGAGGTGGCGGTCCGGCTGCAGGCCGTCCGCGGCCTGGTCCGCCGCGACGAGGTGGCCGGCCTGGCCGCGGCCGCTCTCGACCCGGCCCGCGAGGTCCGGGTGGCCGCCGCGCACGGCCTCGGCACCGTCGGCGACCCGCGCGGCGGCGCCGCGCTGGAACGGCTGGCCGGCGACGGTGACCTCCTGGTCCGGGCCGCCGCCCTGGCCGCCGCGGCACCGATCGGCTGCCCGGCGCCGCTGGCCGGGCTGGCCATCGCGCGACTCGACGACCCGGCGTGGCAGGTCCGCGAGGGCGCGGCCAAGGCGCTCGGCGCGGCGCCGCCCGAACTGGCCGTGCCAGTGCTGCTGACCGCGGCCAAGGACGCCAACCTCGACGTCCGCAAGGCCGCGATCCGCTCACTGGCCGGCTGGCCGGACCGCGACGACGTCCGATCCGCCCTGACCGAGGCGAGCACCGACGGCGACGCCGACGTCCGCGCCTGGGCCCGCCGCGCCCTGGCCG
- a CDS encoding GntR family transcriptional regulator, whose amino-acid sequence MTPQPRTTALTEARRRRADRARQVADVLRHQVLGGAFGDGALPGEAALCRDYAASRNTVREALGLLAAEGLVERLPGVGTLVVSAKYGHGLNRLAGLAETLREHGEITNEVRTLTVIRPPAVVARRLRVPDGERVVYLERVRRLNGVPVSLDLTYLPQDIGVPLLGEDLAHRDVFALIEESTGQSLGHADVSVEAVNADPHCAALLDVTDRAALLMVERVTHLADGRPVDLEWIRFRGDRLTLQTRLRRGSPGHLTAMPPDARHRAG is encoded by the coding sequence ATGACACCGCAACCGCGGACGACGGCGCTGACCGAGGCGCGCCGCCGCCGGGCCGACCGGGCCCGGCAGGTCGCCGACGTGCTGCGCCACCAGGTGCTGGGCGGGGCGTTCGGCGACGGCGCGCTGCCCGGCGAGGCGGCGCTGTGCCGCGACTACGCCGCCTCCCGCAACACCGTGCGCGAGGCGCTCGGGCTGCTCGCCGCCGAGGGCCTGGTGGAGCGGCTGCCCGGGGTGGGCACGCTGGTCGTCTCGGCGAAGTACGGGCACGGGCTGAACCGCCTGGCCGGGCTCGCCGAAACCCTGCGCGAGCACGGCGAGATCACCAACGAGGTACGCACGCTGACCGTGATCCGCCCGCCGGCCGTGGTGGCCCGGCGGCTGCGGGTGCCGGACGGCGAGCGGGTGGTCTACCTGGAACGGGTTCGCCGGCTCAACGGGGTGCCGGTCTCGCTCGACCTGACCTACCTGCCGCAGGACATCGGCGTCCCGCTGCTCGGCGAGGATCTCGCCCATCGCGACGTGTTCGCGCTGATCGAGGAGTCGACCGGGCAGAGCCTGGGGCACGCGGACGTGAGCGTGGAGGCGGTCAACGCGGACCCGCACTGCGCCGCCCTGCTCGACGTGACCGACCGGGCGGCGCTGCTGATGGTCGAGCGGGTCACCCATCTGGCCGACGGCCGCCCGGTGGACCTGGAGTGGATCCGCTTCCGGGGGGACCGGCTGACCCTGCAGACGCGGCTTCGCCGGGGTTCGCCGGGCCACCTCACCGCGATGCCACCCGACGCCCGGCACCGGGCCGGCTGA
- a CDS encoding ArsR/SmtB family transcription factor, which produces MLDLLLAEGGGTATTLSSRLTVTRQAVAKHLGVLDRVGLVRSTPAGRERRYHVDDRQLARAVAQLTAVGSAWDARLRRIRRLAETIQKTRNP; this is translated from the coding sequence ATGCTCGACCTGCTGCTCGCCGAGGGCGGCGGCACCGCCACCACGCTGAGCAGCCGGCTGACCGTCACCCGCCAGGCGGTCGCCAAGCACCTCGGCGTCCTCGACCGGGTCGGCCTGGTCCGTTCCACGCCCGCCGGCCGGGAGAGGCGGTACCACGTGGACGACCGGCAACTCGCCCGGGCGGTGGCCCAGCTCACCGCGGTGGGTTCCGCCTGGGACGCCCGCCTGCGCCGCATCAGGCGCCTGGCCGAGACCATCCAGAAGACCCGAAACCCGTGA